From the genome of Scytonema hofmannii PCC 7110, one region includes:
- a CDS encoding M48 family metalloprotease codes for MLAWKTKLLTICSFCSLFFPTNLLVLAQATVENTPTSTASGVYQQAREKLPSDWYAIYRIVDRIARANEIDSHPWQVKIVRKYDTHSFASEENLITVHSGVLNQLVSDSSALACLVGHEMGHHVKRHTVVGETQKAELLVKIKEETEQEVLGIKKTSSTESTVNYVGGALANHVLPGFLGNLVNGVLERRNTNRAQQAEKRIKDIVAQKTEDLDQRLALQSKEQELEGDRMGYLTSIRAGFEPEGCLRALNILAKTPGFETTIPPTSIRIESLKDFITKNPPQTLAQEGEARISATQPLTYDLSKNGESLKINSRHGASVADDIDAKFGK; via the coding sequence ATGCTTGCTTGGAAAACAAAACTTTTAACTATCTGTTCTTTCTGTTCGCTCTTTTTTCCCACAAACCTGCTTGTTTTAGCACAAGCAACTGTAGAAAATACCCCAACTTCCACTGCTTCTGGTGTCTATCAACAAGCAAGAGAAAAACTGCCCTCTGACTGGTATGCTATTTACCGTATTGTCGATCGCATTGCCCGTGCTAATGAAATCGATAGTCATCCTTGGCAAGTCAAGATTGTCCGAAAATATGACACCCATAGCTTTGCCAGCGAAGAGAACCTAATAACAGTTCATAGCGGTGTTCTTAACCAATTGGTAAGTGATTCCTCAGCCCTGGCTTGTCTCGTAGGTCACGAAATGGGTCATCATGTAAAACGCCATACAGTTGTTGGTGAGACTCAAAAGGCTGAATTGCTTGTCAAAATTAAAGAGGAAACCGAACAGGAAGTTTTGGGGATAAAAAAAACTTCATCCACAGAGTCAACAGTGAACTATGTTGGAGGTGCGCTCGCTAACCATGTCTTACCCGGATTTCTTGGTAACTTAGTGAACGGTGTTCTAGAAAGAAGAAATACAAATCGAGCACAACAAGCCGAGAAACGCATAAAGGATATTGTTGCTCAAAAGACAGAAGATTTAGACCAACGCCTTGCATTACAGAGCAAAGAGCAAGAATTAGAAGGGGATCGAATGGGCTATTTAACCTCTATCCGTGCGGGTTTTGAGCCAGAAGGATGTTTGCGAGCATTGAATATTCTTGCTAAAACTCCGGGATTTGAGACTACTATTCCACCCACATCTATAAGAATAGAGTCCTTGAAAGATTTCATCACAAAAAACCCTCCTCAGACGCTAGCACAGGAGGGAGAAGCAAGAATTTCTGCAACACAACCTTTAACCTACGACTTGTCTAAAAACGGGGAGTCACTCAAAATTAACTCCCGTCACGGTGCTTCAGTTGCAGATGATATTGATGCAAAGTTTGGGAAATGA
- a CDS encoding acetolactate synthase large subunit codes for MNTAELLVQCLENEGVEYVFGLPGEENLHVLEALKHSSIKFITTRHEQGAAFMADVYGRLTGKAGVCLSTLGPGATNLMTGVADANLDGAPLVAITGQVGTDRMHIESHQYLDLVAMFAPVTKWNKQIVRPSITPELVRKAFKRSQSEKPGAVHIDLPENIAAMPADGKPLQKDKIEKTFASFASIRAAAAVISQAENPIILVGNGAIRAQASDAVTQFATQLNIPVANTFMGKGIIPYTHPLALWAVGLQQRDFITCGFSNTDLVIAIGYDLIEFSPKKWNPEGKIPIVHIATTPAEIDSSYIPKVEVVGDVSDSLLEILKVADRQGKPNPYAISLRTNIRADYEQYANDDAFPIKPQKLIYDLRQVMGPEDIVISDVGAHKMWIARHYHCYSPNTCIISNGFAAMGIAIPGALAAKLIYPDRKVVAATGDGGFMMNCQELETALRVGTPFVTLVFNDGGYGLIEWKQENHFGKGRSSFVHFGNPDFVKFAESMGLKGYRVETATDLVPMLKDALNQDVPAVIDCRVDYRENSLFSQKAGELSCSL; via the coding sequence ATGAACACGGCTGAACTACTGGTACAGTGCTTAGAAAATGAAGGTGTAGAATATGTTTTTGGACTTCCTGGAGAAGAAAACCTGCACGTTCTAGAAGCCTTGAAACACTCTTCAATTAAATTCATTACCACTCGTCACGAACAGGGTGCAGCTTTCATGGCAGATGTTTACGGACGTTTGACAGGAAAAGCTGGAGTGTGTCTTTCTACCCTCGGCCCTGGGGCAACAAATTTAATGACAGGAGTGGCAGATGCTAACCTTGATGGCGCACCATTGGTTGCTATCACCGGGCAAGTGGGAACAGATAGAATGCATATCGAATCCCATCAATACCTTGACTTGGTAGCAATGTTTGCCCCTGTTACAAAGTGGAACAAACAGATTGTCAGACCAAGCATCACGCCAGAACTTGTGCGAAAAGCCTTTAAGCGATCGCAAAGTGAAAAACCGGGCGCAGTACACATTGACTTGCCGGAAAATATAGCTGCCATGCCTGCAGACGGGAAACCATTGCAAAAAGATAAAATAGAAAAAACCTTTGCATCTTTTGCCAGTATTAGGGCAGCCGCAGCAGTAATTTCCCAAGCAGAGAATCCCATAATTTTAGTAGGAAATGGGGCTATTCGCGCTCAAGCTAGTGATGCCGTCACGCAGTTCGCCACCCAATTGAATATTCCCGTTGCCAATACATTCATGGGTAAAGGTATTATTCCTTACACCCATCCTCTAGCACTTTGGGCAGTAGGATTGCAACAGCGAGATTTCATCACCTGTGGTTTCTCCAATACTGACTTGGTAATTGCCATTGGCTACGATTTAATTGAATTCTCTCCGAAAAAATGGAACCCTGAAGGCAAGATTCCCATTGTTCATATTGCAACAACTCCTGCAGAAATTGATAGCAGTTATATTCCTAAAGTAGAAGTTGTAGGGGATGTTTCAGATTCACTTTTAGAGATATTAAAAGTTGCAGATAGGCAAGGCAAACCCAACCCCTATGCCATCAGCTTGCGAACAAATATTCGTGCTGATTACGAACAGTATGCCAATGATGATGCATTCCCCATCAAGCCACAAAAGCTCATTTACGATTTACGGCAAGTTATGGGACCAGAAGACATCGTCATTTCTGATGTAGGCGCACACAAAATGTGGATTGCCCGCCATTACCACTGCTACAGCCCCAATACCTGTATTATTTCCAATGGCTTTGCCGCAATGGGAATTGCCATTCCCGGTGCATTAGCAGCAAAACTCATCTATCCAGATCGCAAAGTTGTTGCAGCAACAGGAGATGGTGGTTTTATGATGAACTGCCAGGAATTAGAAACTGCTTTACGTGTCGGGACACCTTTTGTCACCCTAGTCTTTAACGATGGTGGCTATGGATTAATCGAGTGGAAGCAAGAAAACCACTTTGGTAAAGGACGTTCATCCTTTGTACATTTTGGCAATCCCGACTTTGTCAAATTTGCAGAAAGCATGGGACTAAAAGGCTACCGAGTTGAAACCGCTACAGATTTGGTTCCCATGCTCAAAGACGCCCTTAACCAAGACGTACCTGCTGTCATAGATTGTCGTGTAGACTATCGAGAAAACAGCCTCTTTTCCCAAAAAGCTGGTGAATTGAGTTGTTCTTTGTAA
- a CDS encoding NAD-dependent succinate-semialdehyde dehydrogenase, with product MAIATINPATGELLKTFEPLNDTEIAIKLDLAQQAFEQYRKTGFPERASWMQKAADILEQEKAEYAKLMTLEMGKPLKAAIAEVEKCAVVCRYYAEHASQFLGDVSVKTDASHSFVRYQPLGIILAVMPWNFPFWQVFRFAAPALMAGNVGLLKHASNVPQCALAIEEIIRRAGFPEEVFQTLLIGASKVSSLMADDRIKAATLTGSEPAGASLAAASGTQIKKTVLELGGSDPFIVLDSADLEAAATTATTARMLNNGQSCIAAKRFIVVETVADKFEKLLLEKFQGLKVGDPMDPETDLGPLATPDILKDLDQQVHACVKNGAKLLIGGHPVSDRPGNYYPATILTEISPENPMAKEEFFGPVAMLFRVADIDAAIKLANSTPFGLGASAWTTNAKERDRLAEEIEAGSVFINGMVKSDPRLPFGGIKRSGYGRELSIQGIHEFVNVKTVWVK from the coding sequence ATGGCGATCGCCACCATTAATCCCGCAACAGGGGAATTGCTCAAAACTTTTGAGCCGTTAAACGATACCGAAATCGCTATAAAACTCGATTTGGCACAACAGGCTTTTGAGCAGTATCGAAAGACTGGTTTTCCAGAGCGAGCATCTTGGATGCAGAAAGCTGCTGATATTCTAGAGCAAGAAAAAGCAGAATATGCCAAGCTGATGACACTGGAGATGGGCAAGCCTTTGAAAGCAGCGATCGCAGAAGTAGAAAAATGTGCTGTTGTCTGTCGCTACTATGCCGAACACGCTTCCCAATTTCTTGGGGATGTGAGTGTTAAAACAGATGCCAGCCATAGTTTTGTCCGCTACCAACCATTAGGCATTATTCTTGCCGTCATGCCTTGGAATTTTCCCTTCTGGCAGGTCTTTCGATTCGCCGCACCTGCTTTGATGGCGGGAAATGTAGGATTGCTTAAACACGCTTCTAATGTTCCCCAGTGTGCGTTAGCTATAGAAGAAATTATACGACGAGCAGGTTTTCCCGAAGAAGTATTTCAAACCCTGTTGATCGGTGCTAGTAAGGTGTCTTCCTTAATGGCAGACGATCGCATCAAAGCCGCCACACTGACAGGAAGCGAACCCGCAGGAGCAAGTTTAGCAGCTGCATCAGGAACACAAATTAAAAAAACTGTTCTGGAATTAGGAGGTAGCGACCCTTTTATTGTTTTAGACAGTGCAGATCTAGAAGCAGCAGCAACCACAGCAACCACCGCACGAATGCTAAATAACGGGCAATCTTGTATTGCCGCCAAACGCTTTATAGTGGTTGAAACTGTCGCCGATAAGTTTGAAAAGTTGCTGCTAGAAAAATTCCAAGGCTTGAAAGTTGGCGACCCCATGGACCCAGAAACAGACTTGGGACCGCTAGCCACCCCCGATATTCTTAAGGATTTAGACCAGCAAGTGCATGCTTGTGTTAAGAATGGTGCAAAACTTCTCATAGGAGGGCATCCTGTATCAGATAGACCCGGTAATTACTATCCTGCAACGATTCTTACGGAGATTTCTCCAGAAAATCCAATGGCAAAGGAAGAATTTTTCGGTCCTGTAGCAATGCTATTTCGTGTTGCGGATATTGATGCCGCAATCAAACTAGCAAATTCCACACCCTTTGGCTTAGGAGCCAGTGCATGGACGACTAACGCCAAAGAACGCGATCGTCTTGCAGAGGAAATCGAAGCAGGTTCGGTATTTATCAACGGAATGGTAAAATCTGACCCTCGATTACCCTTTGGTGGAATTAAGCGTTCCGGATATGGCAGAGAACTGAGTATCCAAGGCATTCATGAGTTCGTCAATGTTAAAACTGTATGGGTTAAGTGA
- the clpS gene encoding ATP-dependent Clp protease adapter ClpS, which yields MVTRLSIAATVPTIAPERSSQVTYKPYPNYKVIVLNDDFNTFQHVHDCLVKYIPGMTSDRAWELTNQVHHEGQAIVWVGPQEPAELYHQQLRRAGLTMAPLEAA from the coding sequence ATGGTTACCAGACTTTCAATAGCGGCAACAGTACCAACCATCGCTCCTGAACGGTCTAGTCAAGTCACTTACAAGCCATATCCAAATTATAAAGTGATAGTCTTGAATGATGACTTTAATACATTTCAGCACGTTCACGACTGTTTGGTGAAGTATATTCCGGGTATGACTAGCGATCGCGCATGGGAACTGACTAACCAAGTGCATCACGAAGGTCAAGCCATTGTTTGGGTTGGTCCGCAAGAACCTGCTGAACTTTATCACCAACAGCTGCGTCGAGCTGGATTAACAATGGCTCCTCTTGAAGCAGCGTAA
- a CDS encoding DUF2103 domain-containing protein, translating into MTKSTEGRLVWNHSTHISGLIPILERLIKQNGIQTVTPGEIGRVKGHCPHLQLRVSVPIRGGFKVITRHGKTVQEVFILTNLDKEQLEEAISVAMRK; encoded by the coding sequence ATGACTAAATCTACTGAGGGCAGGCTTGTCTGGAATCACTCAACCCATATCAGCGGTCTCATCCCAATTCTAGAGCGTCTGATCAAACAGAATGGCATTCAAACTGTAACACCTGGGGAGATTGGGCGAGTCAAAGGTCACTGCCCTCATTTACAGTTGCGGGTATCTGTACCAATTAGAGGTGGCTTTAAGGTCATCACACGTCACGGTAAAACCGTGCAAGAAGTGTTTATTCTAACGAACTTAGATAAAGAACAACTCGAAGAGGCGATTTCGGTTGCAATGAGAAAATAA
- a CDS encoding glutathione S-transferase N-terminal domain-containing protein codes for MNLYLFQLLVMWNILMCGSDFVKNRIEMKLYHNPISPNSRRVWITLMEKGLPRS; via the coding sequence ATGAATTTGTATCTCTTTCAATTGCTCGTAATGTGGAATATATTGATGTGTGGATCTGACTTTGTCAAAAATAGGATTGAAATGAAGCTTTATCATAACCCAATTTCACCAAATTCTCGTCGTGTCTGGATTACCCTGATGGAAAAAGGACTACCGAGATCTTAG